The DNA window TACGCGGCTTAGCGGTGGTATTACTTCAGTTTGTCTGGTTGATGGTGTGCAGCGCAGCCCGGTATTTCGTTTTGCTGATGTATCGGGTGCGGTGAGCTTTCTGGCGTTTGCCTACAGCCGTCGTGAGCAGATGGATGAAATTGTGCGTGCGCACAGCCGCCATGCCGTACTTAGCGATGTGCGCGCCAACATCGAAGGCAATCACCTCATCCTCACTTTCGAATTTCAAACCGGTGATGCCGCCGGCCAAAACATGGTGACCATTTGCACCAATGCCATTTGCAGTACACTTGTGCCCGAAGCACCGGAAAAACCGCTGGCCTGGTACATTGAAAGCAATTACTCGGGCGATAAAAAGGCTACGGCTCTTTCATTTACAAGTGTGCGCGGCAAAAAAGTAACGGCCGAGTGCGTAGTTAGCCGCATGGTGGTGGAAAAAGTGCTCAAAACCACACCCGAAGCCATGGCCGATTACTGGCAAAGCTCAACCATTGGTGTGATTCAAAGCGGCGCTATTGGTGCGCAGGGGCATGTGGCCAACGGACTCACCGCACTTTTTCTGGCCACCGGTCAGGATGCAGCCTGCGTGGCAGAAGCGGCCACAGGCATTACCCGCATGCAGCTCACCGCCGAGGGCAACCTTTACACCAGCGTTACATTGCCCAACCTCATTGTGGGCACCGTGGGCGGCGGCACCGCATTGCCTACACAACACGAATGCCTTGAACTCATGCAATGCGCCGGCACAGGTAACGCACGCAAGTTTGCCGAAATCTGCGCCGCAGTAGCACTCTCCGGCGAAATTTCAATTGCCGCTGCACTCGCTGCCGGACACTTTGCCTCGGCACACGAAAAGCTGGGACGTAAAAAATAAGACCATGAACGCGCAGTTTGTACTTATTCTGATGTATGTGTGGATTGGCTTCATACATGCCGTGTTTACGGGCATTACCGTACTGGCTTTGCTTCCGAAACGTGCAGCAAAATGGCCGGCCGCATTCATCATTCTGCTGCTCATTGCCATACAGGCTTTTCTCGAAACGTACTGGATTCCTGTGGCGCACCACCTCGGCTTACAACTCACATCAGGCCATGCACAGGTGAATGATTTCTTTCACACCACCGCAGGCAGCAACCTCATAAACGCCCTGCATCCCGGCTGGCTTAGTCCGCTGCTCTGGGCGTTCTGGGGCATCGTAGCCTGGATGATCGGCCGTAAAATAATGTCGCGCTTCACACTCAAGTAAACTCAACAATGAACCCGCACAGCAAACCCGAAGAAAATAATGCACCATTGCTGAAACGGCTGTGGATCTATCAGCGCGAGCGTTTCCCGCTGTTTGGCCACGG is part of the Bacteroidota bacterium genome and encodes:
- a CDS encoding hydroxymethylglutaryl-CoA reductase; its protein translation is MASSEDKTSKALSKIEAIYGLAKLTQHIRTRAAELPPRDSFPIEEMASAAGQHTRLQFLKEQTGHSFQYLNGETTFTDLSQLEGNIENYIGMTMVPTGVIGPLRVTGTAANDDYYIPLATSEGALVASYHRGAKATRLSGGITSVCLVDGVQRSPVFRFADVSGAVSFLAFAYSRREQMDEIVRAHSRHAVLSDVRANIEGNHLILTFEFQTGDAAGQNMVTICTNAICSTLVPEAPEKPLAWYIESNYSGDKKATALSFTSVRGKKVTAECVVSRMVVEKVLKTTPEAMADYWQSSTIGVIQSGAIGAQGHVANGLTALFLATGQDAACVAEAATGITRMQLTAEGNLYTSVTLPNLIVGTVGGGTALPTQHECLELMQCAGTGNARKFAEICAAVALSGEISIAAALAAGHFASAHEKLGRKK